In the genome of Candidatus Ornithobacterium hominis, the window TCCTTTTTTCGGATTCTATAAAGCTTATCAAAAAGTTTATGAAACTAAAAGTGCTGTGATTTTAGAACGAAAATGAATTTTTTTAAGGCTTAAAAAATTTTCATAAAATTTTATTTCTTTTTTGAATTTCATCTACCGCTTTTCCACCTAGCCAAGAGAATGGGAAAAACACAAACAAAAGGCTGATGAAGTACCAAGTCGGGTGCTGATTTATAAAGAAGTAGTCTAAGACTGCAATTCCAAACAAAATAAACCCAATAAGCATGGCATAGGCTTGCTTGGCTTGCGGAACAAACATGGCTGTGACCACTCCGCCTACAATCGAACCTATGCCGTAAGCGGTGAGCAATGCGATGAAGAAGTTGGGCGGCGCCTGAGCTACGACGTCTCTCCAATAGAGGAAGATGTCGCTTTTTGTCTGTATTTCTATATTGTTAAGCTCATCAAACCATTGCTTATTTGCTGTGGCACCTAATAGAATGATTGTCATTGCTATACTAAGCCCAATTAAAATGGCTAAAGTATTTTTTATCAGATTTTCAGTCATTACGCTACCGCTATTAGAGATATTTCTACCAAAACGTCTTTGGGCAAACGGCTGACTTCTACTGTTTCCCGTGCTGGTAAATGTTTTGAATCGAAGTAGCTCCCATAAACCTCATTGACTACGGCAAAATCATTCATATCTTTCAGGAAGATACTGCATTTGATGACTTTGCTGAACGCTGAGCCTGCTTCAGCCAAGATGGCTTTTAGGTTTTCCATTACTTGTTGCGTTTGCTCTTTAACATTGCCTGAAACTAAAGTATTTGTTTCGGGATGAAAGGGAATCTGGCCAGAAATGTACAAAATCCCGTTGGCTATAACTGCTTGGCTGTATGGCCCGACGGCTTGTGGTGCTTGTTTTGTTGAAATGTATTTCATTTTTAAAAATCACTTAAATTAGTATTAAAATTTCGCTCTTCGTATTTAAGCGCATCGCTCAAGAAATTCGCTTTAATGCCGACAAAAAAGTTCCATGTTTTATATTGCCCAAAAGGTACCATGCTGAAATTGATATTGAAACTACGTAAGTCACGATTAAAGTTTATTGTGGTGTAGGATATCTTCCCTGTTTGCAAATCAAAGTTGGTGTTGGCAGAAATGCGCCAGTATGGCGTCGGTGAAATGGTTCCATTCAGATTAAGAGATGTTGACTTTCGTGTTTTGCCAGCACCCGTCCTAGATACGTTGTGCGTAATGCCAAAGTTGACATTCCAAGGCATTAGAAATTGTGCATAATCATTTTTATCAAAATAATACACGTCTTGCCGTACACGCCCTCGCCTGTCAAAATCCATTTTTCTCTCGCCAAAAGTGGTATTACCTATGCTATAACTCGTATTGAAATTGTAGTTAGAAATTGTAAAGCCACCAATTTGATTTACTAGTAGCCCGTTGGGATTTGCATTGTTCACTATCATTCGGTAAGGGTTGATGGTTGCCCCGTAATTTAGCGTCATTTTATTGTCTAAAATTCGTGTAGCTCCTCGCATTGATATTGGAGATAATTTCATGCTATCACTGGCAAAGTTATAGCTGGCATTGATGTTTAAATAATCAAATATTTTAATTTTTTTCACAGAAGTTGAGTCATTTCTTGATCTAACTTTAAGTTCTAAATTATTGTCTAAACTAAAGTTTAAGCTTTGGCTCAAACCTCGTGAGGGCCCGCCATAGATGCCGTTACTAAATCTAGAATACATGATTTCATTTCCTTCTTTATCTATGTAATTGGAATAGTAACCCCAGAAATCTTTAGAAAAATCTGGCGTGAAACTAAATCCTACGCTGGGGGTAATAACATGGCGAATCGCTTTGATTAATTTGTTATCTTCATTAGTCCCAAAATTCAGCTGACCGTATAGTGTGGTTTGCGTATTGGTTGAAATATTAAAAACTCGAAATGTATTGAATCCATTCACTTCTTCATCTATAACTTTATTTTGAGCATTGTCATAATATCTTCTCAGGCTCTTTAATGACCAAACTTCTCTATAGCCCGCAGAAAAATTGAGCGGGAAATAATTGAAAATCGTTGTGCCTGTATTGATGTTTATAACGTGTTCTGCTCCGTTTTTCATATTATCAAACATTTTTTTACTAAAAAAATCTTCGTCGTTGGTATAAATTGTATTAGATAAATTGAAATTATAAGAAAAATTTAAATTCTGAAAAAGACCTTTTTTTGTTCCCGTGCGTGGCGCAAACGGGTAAATACGGTTCATGTTTAATGTAAATTGCGGTAAATTGAGCGTCACAGGATTGGCTTGGTCCCTGCTTGCATTCATTTGCTGAGAATGCCGTAAAGTCATGGAAGCAGAGAAAGGTGTTCCTGGCCAAGTTTTATTAAGAGAAATAGATGAACTGGTAGTGTTGGTTAAAATATCACCATTTAATGAGTTAAGATTATTGATACTATTTCGGTAATATTTACTACTGCTGAAGTTAACATTGGCTGCAAAACGAAAGTTAGGGTTGGCTTTTGTATCTTGTGAATGACTCCAGTAGACTCGATAAATTTTACCTGTGGAATAAGAGGGCAAACCTTTGATTCCTGTCACTCTTTTCTCCCAATCTAAACGAAAGTTTCCTAGAAATTTATATCTTTTTTTGTATTGTGAGACGGCGTGCAGTCCATAACTTCCTTTGGTATAAATATCTCCAGTCAAGCTCAAGTCCATATAATCACCAAGTGGCAAATAAATCCCAGCACCTTCTATATAGAAGCCCACACTTTCTCTCTCACCAAAACTAGGCATGAGCAAGCCTGTGCTACGGTCTGTCCCTAAAGGTAGGTAGGAAAATGGTAAAACCAATGGAGTGGTGACGTTATATATTTTCATCACAATAGGGCCAGTAACAACACGCCTTGTCTCACCTTGAATTAGTTTCGCAACACGTGTCTGCAGGTGGTAGTCTGCTACACTATCTTTTTTGCTAATGAAATATTCATCTGTCGTGTACGCAACATTTTTCATTCCAGAAACGCTATCGCTGTATTGGCGCACAATCTCAGCTACTACGACACCTTGGTCGCCACCCATAGACTCTTCCGTACGCACATTAAAAGCCTTTCCTTTTTTTGTCTTCACATTGTACACAAAGCTATTGTATTCAACTTTCTTCCCATTTTGTGTAAAGATGCTAGGTTCCACTATTTTACCTGTACTATCTTTTTTCCCAATAGCATAGATATTACCGCTATCCCACATCATTTTGATGTAATCTGCTTCAATTTTCAAATCTGTATAAGTGACTACGGCATTTTTTAATAATAGTGTAAATCGTTCTTTCGCATTTTGGTATTGCTCATCAGATGTAGATTCTACGACATCCAAAAAACCATTCCTCTGGGGAATTGTATCTGTAGCAATCGTATCCAGAATAGCCTTACCGGGATTATTTCCAGCAATTGAATCTTGGGTTTGTGATTTTGTAAAATCCCAAATCAATAAGAAAATTATAACAATAATTTTGTATTTGACCTTGTACTTCAATTTCTTTTAATTATTATTTTTGTGAGAAATTTTGACAAAAATACTAAAATAAATGCCTGAATGAATATGAAAAAGAAAAACGTATTAAAAAAATTATTCATTGTACTGCTGATAGCTCTGATAAATCCTATCTTGGCTCAGAATTTAAAGAAAGAATTTGTTTTAGTTTTAGATGCAGGGCATGGTGGGCATGATTCAGGCGCTGCCGGAGTGGCCGATGTTGAAAAAAATATAACTTTAGATATTGTATTAGAGCTAGGCAAACTTATCAAGAAAAACTTTGATGATGTAAAAGTTATCTACACACGAGAGGACGACACGTTTATGACGCTAGCTGGTCGCGCTGATGTAGCCAATCGAAATCATGCAGATTTCTTTATTTCAGTGCACTGCAACTCGGCTAGGCCAACGGCATATGGGTCAGAAACCTTTGTTTTAGGAACTGAAGATCACCGCTCTAGTGCTAATTTAAACGTCGTAAAAAAAGAAAATTCCGTTATTTTGTTGGAAGAAAATCATGAAGAAAGATATTCAAATTTTGACCCCAATAAACCCGAATCTCTGATTGGTTTGACTTTGATGCAAAATGTGCATTTGAGTAACTCTTTACTTTTCGCAAAAGCTGTAGAGGATAATTTCATCAATAAAGATAAAAGACTAAGCCGTGGTGTAAAACAAGCTGGTTTCGTGGTTTTATGGCGTACGGCAACTCCTTCTGTTTTGATAGAGGTTGGATTCATTAGCAACCCTGCCGAGGGGAAATACCTAGCGAGTAAAGAGGGGAAAAAAAACTCAGCTGAATCAATTTTCAATGCATTTAAATATTATAAAACGGAATGGGATAAACGGCAAAGAAATGAAATGGGAGCTAATGAACCACTAAAAAAAGTTACTGAAAAACCTAAAATTGAAAAACCAGTAGAAGATAAATATTTCAAAATTCAATTCCTCACCAGCAATAAGAAACTGCGTGCAAAATCTATTCAACTGAAAGGGCTAGACCCCGTAGAAGTTTTAGAAGAAAACGGCTTATACAAATATTTTTACGGTCAAACTTCTTTTATATCCAAAAGAGAGGAACTTCTTAATTACGTCAAAAGAAAAGGCTTCCCTGATGCCTTTGTGGTTGAAGTTCCTATAAATACAAATGCTCAAGAAAAAGAAACTCAAGAGCAAAAAAACATCTACCGTATACAAATTCTCACTTCTAGCAAAAAATTCTCTGATAATGCACCTCAGCTGAAAGGGATTTCCCCCGTTGATGTATATGAAGAAAATAAGCTTTATCGCTACTACTATGGGGAGTTTTCTTCTGAAAGCGAGGCCGAAAAAGAGTTGCCTAAGATTAAAAAAGCGGGATTTCAAGATGCTTTTATTGTAAAATTCATCAATGGAAAAAAAGAATGAAAATCTGTATTTACTCTAAATAGTTTTAAAATTTTTTAAGGCTTAAAAAATTTAAGCAAAATAAGTGTAAATATTTCGCTAAAATTTAATCACATTCTGAATTTAAATTTATTTTTTTAATATCTTTGGCGTTAAATTTTTCAAATTGAAACTAACAAAAGAAGTAAAAATTGGTATCATAGCAGTTGTCGCGTTACTCAGTTTTTTTTGGGTATTTACTTTTTTACAAGGGAAAAATCTATTTACATCTGGTAGAGTTTTCTATGTAAAATACAGCAATGTAGATGGTCTATTAGCTACAAAACCTGTCAATATAAATGGTCTGAAAGTCGGAGCTGTAGAGGATATTGAAATCATGGAAGAACCTGATAGTCTTTACTTTGTAGTAAAAATGGTCATAAATCGAGATATTGACTTCTCTAAAAATACTGTTGCCGAAATCTATGAGCCAGGGCTGATGCAGGGTAAAATGATAAAATTAAACCTCAACTACAATGGCCCTAAAGCAAAAAGTGGAGACACATTGATTGCCGCTACCAATGAGTCATTAATGACTATGCTTTCAAACAAATTAAAACCCACACAAAATCGCCTAGATAGTGTGCTAATTACCTTGAACCATGCATTAGTTAATTACGGTGCTTTGGCTGATTCTACAACCAACCGAAGTTTGAAAACGGTACTTCTAAGCTTAGACCAATCCATCAAAGCGATAGAAGCTTCTGCTAAATCGGTTTCAGTTCTTTCTAAAAGTACCGATAAGCTAATCGGTACGGTTAACAGTGAAATTTCAGACTTAACTAAAACAGCTAATTCAGCCTTGGCTACCGCAGATAAAACTTTGGATAAATACGGAAAAGTTGCTGATAGAATTGACCAATCTGAAATTGACCAAACCTTAAAAAATTTAAATCTAGCCACCAATGATTTAAAATCTATCATCAATCGAATTGAAAACTCAGATGGTTCTTTGAATAAAATAATCAATGACCCTCACCTCTACAATAATTTAGAATCCACTTCACAGAAATTAGATATTTTAATCGAAGATTTACAAAAAAGACCCGACAGGTATTTGCAATTTTCTATTTTTGGTAAAAAAATAAAAGAACCAATAGAATGATTTTATTCTCATAATTTCTTAGCTCATTCATGTCTTATTTTTTTCAGTTTCTTTTTCTTATCACGTTCATTGGTGCTATTGCTTTTTTTGTCATTAACATCAAAAAAGTTATTAGAAACATTCATCTTGGGACAGGGAACCTACCACAAGACAATAAATCTATTCGCTGGAAAAAAATGGCTCGCATTGCCTTGGGGCAATCAAAAATGGTCGTTCAGCCAATTCCAGGGATTCTCCATATTTTGGTTTATTTAGGATTCATTATCATCAATATTGAAGTTTTAGAAATTATCATCGACGGAATCTTTGGCACCCATCGCATTTTTAGTTTCCTCGGTCTTTTTTATGATTTCTTAATTGGCAGTTTCGAAGTATTGGCGCTTATTGTCATAGGGAGTGTTTTCATCTTTTGGTGTCGTAGAAATATTAAAAAAGTCAAACGTTTTTTCAAAAAAGAAATGAATGGATGGCCCAAAGAAGATGGAAATATAATTCTTTACATCGAGTTAATTTTAATGCTTCTATTTCTTACTATGAACGGAGCAGATTATTGGAATAATGCCAACCAAGGTTTAGAATTAGCTGGGAGCTTCCCCATCAGTCAACATTTATTTTCATTTTTTCAAGATTTTCATCCCTCTACTTTGCATGTGGTAGAACGTGCGATGTGGTGGCTTCACATTTTGGGGATATTATTTTTCTTAAACTACCTTTATTATTCTAAACATTTTCACATTTTGAGCGCTTTTCCCAATGTTTGGTATTCTAAAATCACCCCTAAGGCTAAGCTTGAGAATTTAGCCAGCGTCAAAAAGGAAGTTGAATTGATGATGAACCCCGAGGTAGACCCTTTTGCCGCTTCGCCCAATAATGAAAATGAAGCATCAGAAAAGTTCGGAGCACAAGATATTTTTGATTTAAATAAAGTCCAGCTACTAAACGCTTACTCCTGCACCGAGTGCGGCCGTTGCACAGCAGAATGCCCCGCAAACATTACAGGTAAACGATTATCTCCGCGAAAAATCATGATGGATACCCGAGATCGTATAGAAGAGGTTAGCAAAAATATAGATAGAAATGGTCAGTTCAAAGACGATAATAAAAAACTACTTGGCGACTACATTTCATCAGAAGAAATTTGGGCTTGCACCAGTTGCAATGCTTGCACAGAAGCTTGCCCCATTAGTATTGATCCTTTATCTATTATTATTAAGCTTCGCCAATTTTTAGTCATGGAAAAATCTGAGGCACCCATGGAAATTAATCTGATGATGCAAAACGTTGAAAATAAAGGCACTCCATGGCCATTCAACAATTCAGATCGCTTAAATTGGAATAATTAAGATTAAAAACACATTTTTGCATTAAAATTGTATATTTACCAGTCAAGTACTAGTCAAGTTTATCTTTATGAATTACCCACATAGTTTTTATATTCCCGTTATGGGCATCGGTTTCACGCTAGACAGCCCTCTCAAATTAGCTCCTTTTGGAATTGATTCTGTAATGTCGTTGAGCGATGATATGCTCATCGAGAAACTTAGAAAATTTTATTCTAAAAAATTTAATAAACCATTTCAGGCTGTAGAAGATAATCATGACGACCCTCGTGCTAAAAGAATTACACTTTATTTAGACCTGATTCATGATTTGGTGAATGAGAAAATTCAAGCTTTTCATCAATTCAATGAAGAAACAAAAACTGAAGTTTTTAAATATTTTGAACTTCTCCCCTCTTATTCTGAATTAAAGAAAAAATTCTCAGACTTGGATTTAATGAAAATCTCTAAAGAGGAAATTTCTCTTTGGCTAAAAGAGCATCTAAAACCTGGTAGCATTGACGTCAATGTCATGACAAAGCTGGATAAAATTAATTATAAAAAAAATAAAGCTTTGCCTGATGAATTCAACGATGCTCATGCCGCTGTACGTGGATTTGCCAAGAGTAAAGTACAGTCTAATTTAATTTTATCTGCTGGCATGAATCCCAAACTTTTTGGCTACATGGCAGAATTGGACGAGTTCTTCCCTGATGCTGAAGGAAATTTAAAAAAGAAAATTGTGCTAAAAGTAAGTGACTACCGTTCGGCCTTGATTCAAGGTAAATTTTTAGCTAAAAAAGGACTTTGGGTATCAGAATATCGCATCGAGTCTGGTTTGAACTGCGGCGGGCATGCTTTCGCTACCGACGGCTACTTGATGGGGCCTATTTTGGAAGAATTTAAAAACAATAGAATAGCTCTATTAGAGGAAATTAGA includes:
- a CDS encoding RidA family protein, which produces MKYISTKQAPQAVGPYSQAVIANGILYISGQIPFHPETNTLVSGNVKEQTQQVMENLKAILAEAGSAFSKVIKCSIFLKDMNDFAVVNEVYGSYFDSKHLPARETVEVSRLPKDVLVEISLIAVA
- a CDS encoding putative LPS assembly protein LptD; the protein is MKYKVKYKIIVIIFLLIWDFTKSQTQDSIAGNNPGKAILDTIATDTIPQRNGFLDVVESTSDEQYQNAKERFTLLLKNAVVTYTDLKIEADYIKMMWDSGNIYAIGKKDSTGKIVEPSIFTQNGKKVEYNSFVYNVKTKKGKAFNVRTEESMGGDQGVVVAEIVRQYSDSVSGMKNVAYTTDEYFISKKDSVADYHLQTRVAKLIQGETRRVVTGPIVMKIYNVTTPLVLPFSYLPLGTDRSTGLLMPSFGERESVGFYIEGAGIYLPLGDYMDLSLTGDIYTKGSYGLHAVSQYKKRYKFLGNFRLDWEKRVTGIKGLPSYSTGKIYRVYWSHSQDTKANPNFRFAANVNFSSSKYYRNSINNLNSLNGDILTNTTSSSISLNKTWPGTPFSASMTLRHSQQMNASRDQANPVTLNLPQFTLNMNRIYPFAPRTGTKKGLFQNLNFSYNFNLSNTIYTNDEDFFSKKMFDNMKNGAEHVININTGTTIFNYFPLNFSAGYREVWSLKSLRRYYDNAQNKVIDEEVNGFNTFRVFNISTNTQTTLYGQLNFGTNEDNKLIKAIRHVITPSVGFSFTPDFSKDFWGYYSNYIDKEGNEIMYSRFSNGIYGGPSRGLSQSLNFSLDNNLELKVRSRNDSTSVKKIKIFDYLNINASYNFASDSMKLSPISMRGATRILDNKMTLNYGATINPYRMIVNNANPNGLLVNQIGGFTISNYNFNTSYSIGNTTFGERKMDFDRRGRVRQDVYYFDKNDYAQFLMPWNVNFGITHNVSRTGAGKTRKSTSLNLNGTISPTPYWRISANTNFDLQTGKISYTTINFNRDLRSFNINFSMVPFGQYKTWNFFVGIKANFLSDALKYEERNFNTNLSDF
- a CDS encoding N-acetylmuramoyl-L-alanine amidase, giving the protein MNMKKKNVLKKLFIVLLIALINPILAQNLKKEFVLVLDAGHGGHDSGAAGVADVEKNITLDIVLELGKLIKKNFDDVKVIYTREDDTFMTLAGRADVANRNHADFFISVHCNSARPTAYGSETFVLGTEDHRSSANLNVVKKENSVILLEENHEERYSNFDPNKPESLIGLTLMQNVHLSNSLLFAKAVEDNFINKDKRLSRGVKQAGFVVLWRTATPSVLIEVGFISNPAEGKYLASKEGKKNSAESIFNAFKYYKTEWDKRQRNEMGANEPLKKVTEKPKIEKPVEDKYFKIQFLTSNKKLRAKSIQLKGLDPVEVLEENGLYKYFYGQTSFISKREELLNYVKRKGFPDAFVVEVPINTNAQEKETQEQKNIYRIQILTSSKKFSDNAPQLKGISPVDVYEENKLYRYYYGEFSSESEAEKELPKIKKAGFQDAFIVKFINGKKE
- a CDS encoding MlaD family protein; the encoded protein is MKLTKEVKIGIIAVVALLSFFWVFTFLQGKNLFTSGRVFYVKYSNVDGLLATKPVNINGLKVGAVEDIEIMEEPDSLYFVVKMVINRDIDFSKNTVAEIYEPGLMQGKMIKLNLNYNGPKAKSGDTLIAATNESLMTMLSNKLKPTQNRLDSVLITLNHALVNYGALADSTTNRSLKTVLLSLDQSIKAIEASAKSVSVLSKSTDKLIGTVNSEISDLTKTANSALATADKTLDKYGKVADRIDQSEIDQTLKNLNLATNDLKSIINRIENSDGSLNKIINDPHLYNNLESTSQKLDILIEDLQKRPDRYLQFSIFGKKIKEPIE
- a CDS encoding (Fe-S)-binding protein, with translation MSYFFQFLFLITFIGAIAFFVINIKKVIRNIHLGTGNLPQDNKSIRWKKMARIALGQSKMVVQPIPGILHILVYLGFIIINIEVLEIIIDGIFGTHRIFSFLGLFYDFLIGSFEVLALIVIGSVFIFWCRRNIKKVKRFFKKEMNGWPKEDGNIILYIELILMLLFLTMNGADYWNNANQGLELAGSFPISQHLFSFFQDFHPSTLHVVERAMWWLHILGILFFLNYLYYSKHFHILSAFPNVWYSKITPKAKLENLASVKKEVELMMNPEVDPFAASPNNENEASEKFGAQDIFDLNKVQLLNAYSCTECGRCTAECPANITGKRLSPRKIMMDTRDRIEEVSKNIDRNGQFKDDNKKLLGDYISSEEIWACTSCNACTEACPISIDPLSIIIKLRQFLVMEKSEAPMEINLMMQNVENKGTPWPFNNSDRLNWNN